The DNA region AAACTAAAAGCTCTGTTGCTCTTATTTTTTCTTTTACTAATTTTGCCTCTGGGAGTAAGCTACTTAAGGCTTGCATATTACGATTACAAATACAGCAAACCAATTCAAGGGGGTAGACTGCCTAACGAAGTACTTAACAGTTCAATAAAGGGAGACGCGGATTACTCTGTTGAGGTAAGAAATGGTGTCATAATGTTGATGGAAAATAATAAGGTCGTTAAGAGTATTCAGGTTAATGTGAGCAGGGACTTCAGTGGCTATGGTCAGTATTTAATCTACAATGACACTCTTTATGTAGTAGCAGTTGTCGAGATTGGAATAGTTGGGATTGAAGGGCTTTACAGAGACATTGACATAGTTTACCATTTACAAAACCGCTATGTGTGGACATTCGACTTAGGGAGCGGAAAGTTGAAGTGGTATTACCATGAAATCAAAGGCTGTAAGACGGGGGGCGGCTGTTATCCCTTCGACCCACAGCTAAAGCTTCAAGACGGAAAGCTATATGTGAACTTCACACCATACGAAGACAGAACTCTGGTATTTAGTTTATAACTCAGAAAGAAAACAAAAAGAAGCAAGGTCAAGCACACCTCTCCTTGTATCCGCTGCTTATCTCTGGTTTTTCTCCTCGGGCTACTTCAAGATAATCCTTGCATCGACTATGACCACACCTTCTCCTTCAGGGTAAACAAAGATTGGGTTAAGATCCATTTCCTTGATGTAGTCCTTAAGATCGTCAACAAGCTCTGAGACTTTTAGCATCATGTCAACAATTGCCTTCATGTCAGCTGGTGGCTCTCCTCTTGTACCTGCTAGAATTGGGTATCCGTTAATACTTTTTATCATTGTCCAGGCGTCTTTTTCTTCAATTGGAATTATCCTAAATGTGACATCCTTGAGAATTTCTACGAAAATTCCACCAAGCCCGAACATTATCGCATGTCCAAACTGTGGGTCTTCAGTAACACCAATGATAATCTCTCTTCCGGGTTTGAGCATTGGGGCTATTAAGACACCGAGAATTTCTGCATCTGGTCTGTATTTCCTAGCGTTCTCATGGATTTCCTCCCACTTTTGTCTAAGTTCTTCATCGTTCTTTATTTTGAGCATAACGACTTTTGCATCACTTTTGTGAAGGATTTGGGGTGACATTAGCTTCATAACTATTGGATAGCCAATTTCGTTAGCATATTTTATGGCCTCATCCACAGTTTTTGCTAGTTTCTCTTCTGGAAGGGGTAAACCATAAGCCTTCAAAACCTGTTTTGCTTCGTATTCAACTAAAGATTTCCTACCTTGAGCCAAAACTTCTTTAATCATCTTTAATGCTTCTTCTTTCATATCATTCCCTCCATAATAAGGAAATAAGGGGCGGATCACTCCTCATTTAATTTTTCCAAGTATTTTGCATATTGGACGAGTCCGGCTATTGCCCTAACTCCTCTCTCGGGTGTAGGATATACTGGCACCCCTTTATCTTCGAGTATCTTTGCATAGTACTCTGTCTTTTTACCACCCATTGCAACTGCCACTATTGGTTTCTCACTCTTCTTGGCGTAGTCTGCAAGAATTTCTATAATCTCTTCTTCATTTAACAATGGTACTTGGAAGAGCACTATTATAACTATTGCGTCTACATTGGGGTCGTTTACAAAGGCCTCAATAGCGTATTTGTATCTCTGAGCATCAGTATCGCCTACTACGTCAGTTGGATTGCCAGCTACGGCGTGTGGTGGGAAGTGCTCTTTTAGGTATTTGATGGTTTCTTCACTAAGCTCGGCCATTTTGAGTCCAAATTTTGCAACAGCATCACTTGCCATGACTCCTGCTCCGCCGCCATCAGTAATGATCCCAATTCTGTCTCCTTTTGGAAGTTTGCACTTTGCGAAGGCCTTTGCGACGTCGAACATGTGCTCAAAGTCTTCTGCCCTCAGAATTCCAGTTTGCTTAAACACAGCATCGTATATTGTATCTGCCCCAGCTAGTGATCCAGTGTGGGATGAAGCTGCTTTGGCACCGTATTCGGTTCTTCCGCTCTTGAGGGCTATCACTGGTTTTACTTTTGTTATTCTCTTTGCTGCTTCAATGAATTTTCTTCCTTCTTGTACACCTTCTATGTAAAAAGTAACAACCTTTATGCTTTCATCGTGTATGAAGTAATCCATCAAATCAGCATCGTCAACATCAAGTTTGTTACCATAGCTTACCATTTTTCCAATTCCTATATCTGCTAAGGCTGCCCAGTCGAGCATTGCTGCAGCAAAGGCCCCACTTTGGGAAACAAATGCAATTGAACCGCTTTTTGGTCTATCCATTTTTTGCTCTGGGAGAAAAACTGTGTCAACTCCAGTATCTGGGACGTACACACCAACACAATTGGGTCCTATAACTCTTATGCCATTTTCTCTTGCTATCTGGAGGATTTCTTCTTCCATTTTCTTTCCTTCTTCTCCAAGTTCCCCAAAGCCGCCCGTAATGATTATTACGGACTTTATTCCCTTTTCGGCAATTTCTCTCATGGTTTGTGGGACAAATGGGGCTGGTATGGATATTACTGCTAAATCTGTATCTTCTGGGAGTTCTTTCACACCTTTGTAAACCTTGTACCCCTCGATCTCGTCTAGCTTGGGGTTCACTGGATATATGTTTCCTTTAAAAATCCCTTGTTCTTTGTTTTTCTTAAAGTTTTCAAAAATGACGTTTCCAACCTTTCCTTTTTTATCTGTTGCTCCTATGATAGCAACAGCATTGGGTTCGAAGAAGGGTTTAAGTTCTTCGATGATTTTTGGGCTTTTCATGGTATCACCTCAAAATTTCTATGAATAATCTTCCACTTGAACTTTATCTTCTTCTGTATAAAAGTTTTATGTGGGTAAAATAAGCTCTTTGATGAATTAATAAGGGCATCACTGCCCGAAAATTGAAGGAACATCAAACAGCGTTTATCATAACATCCAAAAATTCAAGGCTTTTAAGAACTCCGTCAAAGCTTTTCACTTCTAGTGACATTGGAACATTGGGAGTCTGTCTGATCACGTCTTTCCAGGGCACATTGCCTTCTCCAAGGGCTAGATGGGAGTCATATGTTCCGTCATTGTCACTTAAATGAGCATAGATAATTCTGTCCTTTAAAAGTTTGATAAACTCCGTGAACTCTCCATTCACTGTATTTAAGTGGCCGATATCAAAAGTGACAAATATTTCGGTTCCTTCTACCAGTTCTTTAATGCGTTCTGGAGTTTGACCATCTAGAATCCAAAAAGAGGGCATATTTTCTAGGGCCACTTTTACCCCTATTTTTTGAGCTGCTTTGTCAATTTCCTCTAGTGAGCGTTTCTGGATCTTTTCATAAGCTTTTGGAAAGCGACCACTCAGAGGAGAACGATGTGCGGGGTGAATCACGACTAGCATGGATCCCATATATTGTGCAATTTCAAGAGTTTCAAAGAGAAGTTCTAGCGATGCTCTTCTTATCTTTTCATTTAATGATCCAATGTTTATGTCACTAAACGGTGCATGAATCACGCTTTTTAATTTGGCCTCTTCTAAGAACTCTACATGAGTTTTGTAATTATACTTATTTAGTGCATGATATCCTTCATTCACTATTTCAACAAAGTTGACTTTAAGTTGTCTTATCTTGTAAAGAGCTAGACTAAGGCTTTTGTCGTATAATGCTTGTGTTGATACTCCTATCACTTTTTCCACCTGAAAATCATAAAGAAGAGGGTATAAAAAGATATCACTCTCTAGCTCTTGGCAAAAATGGTATCAACCAGTCTAAAAAGCTGTCTATGCTCCTTGTTTGTATGTACAAAGTACCGGTGCCATAAAATTCAGCAACAAGGCCTTCTCCACCAAAAATTGTACTTTTAATTCCTCCAACTCGTCTTACTCTAAAGTCAAG from Thermococcus sp. MV5 includes:
- a CDS encoding acetate--CoA ligase family protein, with translation MKEEALKMIKEVLAQGRKSLVEYEAKQVLKAYGLPLPEEKLAKTVDEAIKYANEIGYPIVMKLMSPQILHKSDAKVVMLKIKNDEELRQKWEEIHENARKYRPDAEILGVLIAPMLKPGREIIIGVTEDPQFGHAIMFGLGGIFVEILKDVTFRIIPIEEKDAWTMIKSINGYPILAGTRGEPPADMKAIVDMMLKVSELVDDLKDYIKEMDLNPIFVYPEGEGVVIVDARIILK
- a CDS encoding acetate--CoA ligase family protein — encoded protein: MKSPKIIEELKPFFEPNAVAIIGATDKKGKVGNVIFENFKKNKEQGIFKGNIYPVNPKLDEIEGYKVYKGVKELPEDTDLAVISIPAPFVPQTMREIAEKGIKSVIIITGGFGELGEEGKKMEEEILQIARENGIRVIGPNCVGVYVPDTGVDTVFLPEQKMDRPKSGSIAFVSQSGAFAAAMLDWAALADIGIGKMVSYGNKLDVDDADLMDYFIHDESIKVVTFYIEGVQEGRKFIEAAKRITKVKPVIALKSGRTEYGAKAASSHTGSLAGADTIYDAVFKQTGILRAEDFEHMFDVAKAFAKCKLPKGDRIGIITDGGGAGVMASDAVAKFGLKMAELSEETIKYLKEHFPPHAVAGNPTDVVGDTDAQRYKYAIEAFVNDPNVDAIVIIVLFQVPLLNEEEIIEILADYAKKSEKPIVAVAMGGKKTEYYAKILEDKGVPVYPTPERGVRAIAGLVQYAKYLEKLNEE
- a CDS encoding sugar phosphate isomerase/epimerase, coding for MEKVIGVSTQALYDKSLSLALYKIRQLKVNFVEIVNEGYHALNKYNYKTHVEFLEEAKLKSVIHAPFSDINIGSLNEKIRRASLELLFETLEIAQYMGSMLVVIHPAHRSPLSGRFPKAYEKIQKRSLEEIDKAAQKIGVKVALENMPSFWILDGQTPERIKELVEGTEIFVTFDIGHLNTVNGEFTEFIKLLKDRIIYAHLSDNDGTYDSHLALGEGNVPWKDVIRQTPNVPMSLEVKSFDGVLKSLEFLDVMINAV